In Solanum stenotomum isolate F172 chromosome 6, ASM1918654v1, whole genome shotgun sequence, one DNA window encodes the following:
- the LOC125867143 gene encoding elongation factor 1-alpha-like, with the protein MNYPGPIGIGYSLVLDCHTSHIAVKFAEILNNINKCLGKELKKEAKFLKNGDAGMVKLIPTKPMVVETFAEYPTLGRFTVKDMRQTIG; encoded by the coding sequence ATGAATTATCCTGGTCCTATTGGAATTGGATATTCACTAGTGCTCGATTGCCACACGTCCCACATTGCTGTAAAGTTTGCTGAGATCTTGAACAACATTAACAAGTGCTTAGGTAAGGAACTCAAGAAGGAAGcgaagttcttgaagaatggTGATGCTGGTATGGTTAAGTTGATTCCCACCAAGCCTATGGTTGTTGAGACATTTGCTGAGTACCCAACATTGGGTCGTTTTACCGTGAAAGACATGAGGCAAAC